In Oryza brachyantha chromosome 2, ObraRS2, whole genome shotgun sequence, a single window of DNA contains:
- the LOC102706730 gene encoding mucin-19-like, which yields MDACGIRAPGEVLLRKSELSADKNCGGNGRDDAALRRRAAGAMQAAAPATPRRHPSPNAGRAPAPEAAGSQARRSQSTERRPATPSRLSPGGGSRAAAPSRISAPTSPSSAPSSPSSSSSSSSTPVRDAVAESQSAPRRLSGGRAPPDGLWPSMRNLSSSFQLEAKGKRSNGSSTDQTKTRDAAAGDRKRSPSRGRSATEQPENPHAKVIDHHRWPAMMGGRASVSAMSRSVDLTDKISRPALSSIPYRGVSPKKTSLSSAANTLSRSIDLADKIDRLVSSSISSRGSSPRTPTASNGTADLSKSMSVGKDAKPAAVAIPSRGISPIRTATSGGTRALSKSMDLTERDNSTLSSAVSSPGISPSVSVSSVSNATSQAAKSSRGLSPRRTSASSGSGALSRNVDLPENDKRPATSSGLLRGNSPRRRTASDGINAVAKNIDFAKKDSRAGISSIPSRGVSPRRRLASDVVDAISRSTDFSDKDSRPSTSSSSALCGISPLRRLASDGIDTIPKGTDFTDKSYRSSTSSAASRGISPRTRLASDSGGTISQSMDLTDRDNKPSTSSVSLRGMSPRRRLASDGINGISKNITFTEKDDRTMLSSIASQEISTIRCLPSDGADTVSMNIDRPEKVTRPATSSAASRGLSPRRRLASDGVNAVSKSIDLAEKDTGPARSTVALRGVSPRRQLTSDHVDSISKNTDFTEKEDIRPSTSLVASRGISPRRRLASDGVDAISKGINFTPKNIRPSTSSSRGISPRRRLASDGINALLKSTDFSEKDYRPSTSSAALRGMSPRKRVTSNYIDAKSMDFSDKDSSRTLTSSGASHGTPQGGSLASDGINALSEVVDTTVKDSLQSTSSVESGETSDTRIDVTSTLVKGIEFAPEVNTATPDGCNGHISESMDSHDTGTSAPSVSITSQEQSPSRTISDGTKTISEDANATKNDSRAISVRVPSRGASPRRRLASDGIGSISKSIDFAEKDRPSITMTTASRGMSPRRTARSGIVDMSKSMDFSEKCNGPISSITPSRVISARRILGPDGVNAMSRSVDLTDKIKQPISSTVRKMSLADSRAKGPDLLSGDFKSPGSTNGNESQEENAGSNLDTPSNDSEKSAAPKRLVRTLSSPSRGLIRPSSPTKASSTSSFTPRRMPSPSRIRPSTPVSPCSSARSDSASSILSYIGDATRGKRSPSHMEDAHQLRLLYNRNLQWRFTNAYVDEMLSVQKMSAETMLYSVWDANSSLCDSMVMKRSYVQRLRQEVKLGVVLKEQMDYLTHWADLQTEHSTSLSSAIEALRASTLRLPVTGGAKADVLTLKNAVSSAVDIMQAMGSSVCYLLSKLQATHSLVTELSAVAAKESCMLNEYRELLGTAAALQVQESSLRTQLIQETE from the exons ATGGACGCCTGTGGAATTCGGGCGCCAGGGGAAGTGCTGCTGCGGAAATCTGAGCTGTCGGCGGACAAGAATTGCGGCGGCAATGGCCGCGACGACGCCGCGTTGAGGCGcagggcggcgggggcgatgcaggcggcggcgcctgccACGCCGAGGAGGCACCCGTCGCCGAATGCCGGtcgagcgccggcgccggaggccgCGGGATCGCAGGCGAGGAGGTCCCAGTCGACCGAGCGGAGGCCGGCGACCCCGTCGAGGCTGTCGCCTGGCGGCGGGTCCAGGGCGGCCGCCCCGTCCAGGATCTCTGCCcccacgtcgccgtcgtccgcgcCTTCCAGCCCATCATCGTCCTCCTCCAGCTCGTCCACGCCGGTGCGCGATGCCGTCGCTGAGTCCCAGAGCGCTCCGCGGAGGCTGTCCGGTGGCCGGGCTCCTCCTGATGGGCTCTGGCCGTCAATGCGGAATCTTTCTTCCTCGTTCCAGCTCGAGGCGAAGGGGAAGAGGAGCAATGGCTCTTCCACGGATCAGACCAAGACGAGGGATGCAGCGGCAGGTGATAGGAAGAGGAGCCCGTCGAGGGGGAGGAGCGCCACTGAGCAGCCGGAGAATCCGCACGCTAAGGTGATTGACCACCATCGCTGGCCTGCCATGATGGGGGGCAGGGCGTCTGTGAGCGCCATGTCGAGGAGCGTGGATCTCACTGACAAGATTAGCAGGCCAGCTCTGTCGTCAATTCCATACCGCGGCGTCTCACCAAAGAAAACATCTCTGTCATCTGCTGCAAATACATTGTCAAGAAGTATTGATCTTGCTGACAAGATTGATCGCTTAGTCTCTTCGTCGATTTCATCGCGAGGTAGCTCACCAAGAACACCAACTGCTTCAAATGGCACAGCTGACTTGTCGAAAAGCATGAGTGTTGGTAAAGATGCCAAACCTGCAGCCGTGGCAATTCCTTCACGAGGAATTTCTCCAATAAGAACAGCTACATCAGGTGGTACAAGGGCCCTGTCGAAGAGTATGGATCTTACTGAAAGAGATAACAGCACTCTCTCCTCAGCAGTATCATCTCCTGGGATTTCACCAAGTGTGTCAGTGTCAAGTGTATCTAATGCTACATCACAAGCTGCAAAGTCATCACGAGGACTTTCGCCTAGAAGAACATCAGCATCTAGTGGCAGTGGTGCTTTATCAAGAAACGTTGATCTGCCAGAAAATGATAAGAGACCAGCCACCTCATCAGGTTTATTGAGAGGAAACTCTCCAAGAAGGCGAACTGCCTCTGATGGTATTAATGCTGTCGCGAAAAACATAGATTTTGCTAAGAAAGATAGCAGAGCAGGCATTTCATCAATTCCATCTCGAGGGGTTTCCCCAAGAAGAAGGCTTGCCTCCGATGTTGTTGATGCCATATCAAGAAGCACAGATTTTTCTGACAAAGATAGCAGACCATCCACATCATCGTCATCTGCTCTATGTGGGATTTCTCCACTAAGAAGGCTTGCTTCTGATGGCATCGATACCATACCAAAAGGCACGGACTTTACTGATAAATCTTACAGGTCATCGACCTCTTCAGCTGCGTCACGAGGTATTTCACCAAGAACTCGATTAGCATCTGACAGTGGTGGTACTATATCACAGAGCATGGATTTGACTGATAGAGACAATAAACCATCAACCTCATCTGTCTCATTACGTGGTATGTCACCAAGAAGGCGGCTTGCATCTGATGGCATCAATGGCATTTCAAAGAACATCACCTTCACTGAAAAGGATGACAGAACTATGCTCTCTTCAATTGCATCACAAGAGATCTCAACAATAAGATGTCTTCCATCTGATGGTGCTGACACTGTATCAATGAATATAGATCGCCCTGAAAAAGTTACCCGACCTGCTACCTCCTCTGCTGCATCACGTGGCCTTTCACCTAGAAGACGACTTGCCTCTGATGGTGTCAATGCTGTATCAAAGAGCATTGATCTTGCTGAGAAAGATACTGGACCTGCCAGGTCAACGGTTGCATTGCGAGGGGTTTCTCCACGTAGACAACTCACCTCTGATCATGTAGATTCTATATCAAAGAACACAGATTTTACAGAAAAAGAAGACATCAGACCTTCCACATCATTGGTGGCATCACGGGGAATTTCACCAAGACGACGACTTGCCTCTGATGGCGTAGATGCTATATCAAAAGGCATAAATTTTACCCCCAAAAATATCAGACCTTCCACTTCTTCATCACGAGGGATTTCACCGAGGAGACGGCTTGCATCTGATGGTATCAATGCTTTATTGAAGAGCACAGATTTTTCTGAGAAGGACTATAGGCCATCTACCTCATCAGCCGCACTAAGAGGGATGTCACCCAGAAAGAGGGTTACCTCTAATTACATCGATGCCAAAAGCATGGATTTTTCTGACAAAGATAGCAGCAGAACATTGACCTCATCAGGTGCATCGCATGGGACTCCACAGGGAGGCAGCCTTGCTTCTGATGGCATTAATGCTCTGTCTGAGGTTGTGGATACTACTGTCAAAGATAGTTTACAGTCCACCTCGTCAGTTGAATCTGGTGAGACTTCAGATACTAGAATTGATGTCACCAGTACTCTAGTAAAAGGCATCGAGTTTGCTCCAGAAGTTAATACAGCAACCCCAGATGGTTGTAATGGTCATATTTCAGAAAGCATGGATTCTCATGACACAGGCACATCTGCACCCTCCGTGTCAATTACATCACAAGAGCAATCACCAAGTAGAACCATTTCTGATGGCACTAAAACTATCTCAGAGGATGCTAATGCTACTAAAAATGATAGCAGAGCAATATCAGTGAGAGTTCCATCTCGAGGAGCTAGTCCAAGAAGGCGACTTGCATCTGATGGCATTGGTTCTATATCCAAAAGCATAGATTTTGCTGAGAAAGATAGACCATCCATAACCATGACAACAGCATCACGTGGAATGTCACCTAGAAGAACAGCAAGATCTGGTATTGTTGATATGTCAAAGAGTATGGATTTTTCTGAGAAATGTAATGGACCAATATCCTCAATAACTCCATCACGAGTGATTTCTGCAAGAAGAATACTGGGACCAGATGGTGTTAATGCCATGTCAAGAAGCGTGGATCTGACTGACAAAATCAAGCAACCAATCTCTTCAACTGTCCGAAAAATGTCTCTTGCTGATAGCAGAGCAAAAGGCCCTGACCTTTTGTCAGGTGACTTCAAGAGTCCAGGTTCTACCAATGGAAATGAAAGCCAAGAGGAGAATGCTGGCTCAAACCTAGACACACCTTCAAATGATTCAGAAAAGTCTGCAGCCCCAAAACGATTGGTCAGAACATTATCTTCACCATCACGTGGACTTATACGCCCTTCATCACCAACAAAGGCTTCATCAACATCATCTTTTACCCCTAGGAGGATGCCGAGCCCATCAAGGATTAGACCTTCAACACCTGTCTCACCATGTAGTTCTGCCAGATCTGATTCTGCATCTTCGATTCTTAGCTACATCGGTGATGCaacaagaggaaaaagaagcCCAAGCCACATGGAAGACGCCCATCAACTGCGCCTCCTATATAACAGGAACTTGCAATGGCGCTTTACAAATGCTTATGTAGATGAAATGCTATCAGTTCAGAAGATGAGTGCTGAG ACTATGCTCTACAGTGTATGGGATGCTAACTCCAGCCTGTGCGATTCTATGGTTATGAAAAGGAGCTACGTTCAAAGGCTGCGACAGGAGGTCAAGCTGGGAGTTGTGTTGAAAGAGCAA ATGGACTACCTTACTCACTGGGCAGATTTGCAAACAGAACATTCTACTTCTTTATCTAGTGCGATTGAAGCTCTTAGAGCAAGCACTCTACGGCTTCCAGTTACAGGAGGGGCAAAG GCTGATGTTCTTACCTTGAAGAATGCTGTCAGTTCAGCAGTTGACATTATGCAAGCAATGGGCTCATCTGTTTGCTACTTGTTATCAAAG TTACAAGCTACACACTCTCTGGTTACAGAACTTTCAGCTGTTGCTGCCAAAGAAAGCTGCATGCTCAATGAGTACAGAGAACTCTTGGGTACCGCAGCAGCCCTACAG GTCCAAGAGTCCAGCCTAAGGACACAACTCATACAAGAAACAGAGTGA
- the LOC102721710 gene encoding translation initiation factor IF3-4, chloroplastic-like yields the protein MVVGIAAGLALAPGVPRAVSCGGHASARSPSARFLARRPRLVVVARYSSSSYESDEEEEEEGFGGGGGGWGRRDRGPDPDYDPALDIERIESSTVRLLDEQKRMVGVVSVSEAVRIADENDLILAILSLDGDPPVLRLFDEKDYKKHKYEQQKKKRTQQKRSVAKRMGLKELKMGYNIDIHDYSVRLKAARKFLKAGDKVKIMVNLKGRENLYKKQAIELIRRFQNDVGEMATEESKNFMERNIYVVLVPNKAAIQKEQDELNKKDIAIEDSDQSQDQPEETSQESKPVPEQTEESKESEAEVSANV from the exons atGGTGGTcggcatcgccgccggcctcgcccTCGCGCCAGGCGTGCCCCGCGCCGTTTCCTGCGGCGGCCACGCCTCGGCGCGTTCCCCGTCGGCGCGGTTCCTGGCCAGGCGGCCgcggctggtggtggtggcgcggtactcctcctcctcgtacgagagcgacgaggaggaggaggaggaggggttcggcggcggaggaggtgggtgggggaggagggacCGCGGCCCCGACCCTGACTACGACCCCGCCCTCGACATCGAGCGTATCGA GTCTTCAACGGTTAGGCTATTGGATGAACAGAAAAGAATG GTTGGCGTGGTATCTGTAAGTGAAGCAGTGCGGATTGCTGATGAAAATGATCTTATACTG gcAATATTATCACTAGATGGAGATCCTCCAGTGCTCCGACTATTTGATGAGAAAGATTACAA AAAGCACAAGTACGAacaacagaagaagaaaagaactcAGCAGAAAAGATCTGTTG CAAAACGCATGGGCTTGAAAGAGCTGAAAATGGG GTATAACATTGACATTCATGATTACAGTGTGAGGCTTAAAGCAGCAAGGAAGTTTCTTAAAGCTGGTGACAAA GTCAAGATAATGGTGAACTTGAAAGGCCGggaaaatttgtataaaaagcAAGCTATTGAACTTATTAGGCGGTTCCAGAATGATGTTGGTGAG ATGGCAACAGAAgaaagtaaaaattttatggaaaggaatatatatgttgttcttGTGCCCAACAAGGCAGCTATACAAAAAGAACAGGATGAGCTGAACAAAAAGGATATCGCGATAGAAGATTCCGACCAATCACAGGACCAACCAGAGGAGACTTCTCAGGAGAGTAAACCCGTGCCAGAACAAACGGAGGAAAGCAAGGAGTCTGAGGCTGAAGTCTCAGCAAATGTTTGA